The segment TCTGAGAAAAACAATCGCAGCAATCCAAGACTCCGAGGTGTGTAACCTTTGTATCCCCCCCCCTCTTGTATTTATTAAAACAACTAACTGGCACGTGCTTCAACGGCATATTTTGGATAATAAACGAATGCCGAAACTTGTCAGCAGTACTTGAAGTAACGAGATTATCTTTGATTGACTTGAAATGAACTGCACGCGTGTCTGTAAACTTATTACAGGGGCGTTTCACAACCAGAATTTTTCCTCTTGATTTGTTTTATCTCATTGTTATGATGTTTTAGAGTTTGTAGTCACTTAAATGTAAAATTATAATGGTATCTCTAATCAATAGGTATAGGGTGACCCAAACAATGCAACCCATTAAAGTGCTAAAAACTCATACACTTGTATAGCGAATTACTTTATATTTGGTGTACGTTGGTTTAAAATATAGGATGAAGACTGTACACAGTTTGTATATGTAATGGTCTGACTTGTTTGCTTTTTCGAACACGTATTCAAAATCCAAAGATGGACTCAATAGTATGAGGTTTGGCACTAAGTAGTAGCCACACTAACGCGATTTTAGCACTCCAGATGTTTACCTGTTGGTTTTTCTGAACTGCCTTGCATTAACAAATCATACTTAGACGAAATATGAGTTGAAACAGCAATTGCAGGGAGGTTAACTAAATATGAAGTATTTCGCCGAACAAACGTAGGAGTTATATGCATTTTAGTGGGTTGCATTTGTTTCGGTGACCCTGTGCTAGAAAGGCGACGAATCACGTTTGTGGTTGAATTGATATTATATTTGCTGTCGATCTTGTTAAACAGCTACAACGAGGGGGTATTCATGATATACCTACTGTACGTATACATCTTcttcagctaacagagacaacaAAACAGGTTATGAGATGTTAATGTTCTTGGTTGTATTCATGAGGGTTTAtgtttcaacaaaataaaaactgaTAACGAATTCGGGGAATACTTGTCATATTTGTGTTATCCTCGTTATTATATTTATCTTCATTGATGGTACGATTTCGCAATTTGTTTGAATTCTTACTTccgtactttttttttttaaattaatgtgATATATATTGATGTGAATATCCAAACTGTACCTATCCCTATGTATACAGTTGTCATACTCTTGTAAACGTCATTCCTGTAGTTATTCTTATTTACAGTATTGCCATgttgttgtaattaacattcCTTTATTTATCTGTATGCTATAGTTGTCATTGTGATGTACTTTTGACTCCTTTCCTTATGCTAGTACTAGTGATAGTGATCTGATTTCATTCCTGAAAGTGTTTCTGTACTCATCCATGTCTATACTATTATCATGTTGATGTAAAACTCTTCTCTGTACGTACCCTGTAGATATTAGCGTGGATTTGTTGAAACCCACATTTGAGTCCATATCCTTATTTACATAATGTCAAGGATTCTGTTGTACTTCTGACTCTTGTACTTTCCCTTTTGACAGTAATGCGATTTTTGTTTGGTCCTGTAATCTCAACCCTGTACTAATATTGGTAATGAAATGTGATTCTTTTGTTAAAGACGTCAtgtcagggtgtgtgtgtgttttcaaaagTAAAGGCTGCACTTTTATTGACTCATTTTTTCTATCATATTGATTGACATTTGTGTCAAACAAACTTTGATTCAGTGCAGACTATGgggttgcatttcagctcggaagcttaaatATAAGTAATTAGTTTGTTTATTTAAATCGTGATTGAAACCACATTCTCGCTAACCAAATGCATTGTCTTCTTCATcatctcctgaattcaaaaatgtgTACATATTTTACGTTTGGACTGAAAATGTGTACATATGTTACGTTTAGATTGAAAATTAACGAACTCAtacgtgggtgcgtgcgtatgtgtgtgtgtgtgtgtgtgtgtgtgtgtgtgtgtgtgtgtgtgtgtgtgtgtttgtgtgtgtgcgcgcgtttgtgtgtatgtgtgtgtgagtgttatgTGAAATAAGAAAACAACAAGGAGCTTTTCTTTGAAACATTTAGACTGTGATGACAGCCATGCTCTGAAATTTTCTCACATCTACAAGGTGGCACAACGTAGATAGTGTAATACTTCTTTTGTAAGACATACGGAAACATATCGGCCATATGAACATATTTCATCTCGAAAATCCACGTAGGGTTTGAGGCAAGTATGTTAAGATGAGGACGGCGCATGTCAACAGGAAGTCAAAGATCAATTATAAGTAATCCCGTTAAAATCGTGACAAGCTCTATTCAAATATCAGAAATAAAACAATGCAGTAATGtccgttcacacacacacacacacacacacacacacacacacacacacacacacacacaaacgcacacacacacaaacacacacatacacacacacacgcgcacgcaagcaagctctcacgcacgcacgcatgtatcCACACGcgcatgcgcgcgcacacgcacacacacgcacgcatacacacagacagacacacacagacagacacacacacacacacacacacacacacacacatacatacatacacagacgtGTGCAAACAAACGTGTTGAATACACAAACGGCAAACGTACGTGTGCGCATGTTGCGGGTACAGGCAAGCTCACATGCATGTTATCTTAGCACTTCTAAAGTTAGCACGCTTGACAGAACACACTAAGAACCAGGTTTGCAGCTTTTGCGGGGTGGGTACCCTTCTGCACGGCGGGGTTCGAGTCCTGGACCCTGTGTGCAGGACAGGAATGGCCTACATGCACTGTCCCTGACGCAACATCAACAACACCTTGCAAGACAAAGTTCCCAACAACACCGTCCTGCATAGAGCTCAAACCTACATCAGTCTGATGAAACAAAGATGCATGCGctggcttggtcacattttaagaatgtatggtAATCGGATTCCGAAAATATTTATATACGGCCAACTAGCACAGGGAAAGCGTCTCACAAACAGACCCCAGCTGCGCTATAACGACGTCTGCAAGAGAGACCTGAAGGCCTTGAGCATCGACCTGAACACCTGCTAAACTGCAGCTTCAGAACGATCGGAGTGGAGACAGACTGCGTATATTGTTCTTGTACTTGCACACACTGATGTTGTACAATCGTCTATTGtatcttattcccccctctgcttctttacctctgtaaacttgtagagctagttatttttcgataatgacccagcaaccaaacaaataacgagccagcaacagcctgaatcctcgatagtgcaatgggttgagaagctgttctgttttggtactacttttgcgactgaaaagttccgaacgctctatacgtacgaaatatacatctctggagcaaacaatacacacataccgcatttaaattaacaactacaggcctgaacacatgaatctccatataaaatccatgagttaggttgttttctgaatcaagatctgccgtgcacacaccgttcatcacaagcaaattcccaaggcaagtaactcatactcttgccgacaagagtagttccccttcttttaacgcagtttcttcgacaacactgattgcaatccgacggtcagttttcaacaatatttcattttataaacagatcacacgcaaccaaatgcacacatctcatcaatttaaacaacataaagcggtttcatacactattttccccagaaaactgaacttcatacagtaattaacgttggaacacgggtgcaaaagttcgtctgctagtcccatttgacgaaagaacattatcctaaactatactaaaacataaacagaacacacaatatctgcctttaccgccacagcagaataacagcatatctgtgtacttgattttagtctaaaacagggaaactgacaagaagtgttaacagaatggaatgatttgcacggaactatacaaccgcgcattaatcgatcgcctgcgcaggttgactggttgagtgattcggattcgatcaaacttttgcacaaaaactcctgttttctttgaataactgaagaaaggaggaataaagaggttacacacctcgtctcagtgattattaaaaataatggtctcagttcgcggtcatgaaaaagctcgctgaagctcgcatttttcatgatccgccaacttcgaccattatttttaataatcactgagactcggcatgtaacctctacataatagCAGACTAAGGAAGGGGTTTGTGGCGTGGCCCTATCATTCCATCCACAGAGTGCGTTGAATAGCTATCAAAGCGTATGCCTGATTTATCAGCAACATTTATGCCAAAATATATAGCATGCGCAAAATTCGTCTCAGAAAATAAAGTCGTATACTACATGTACATTTGGCCATGTTGCTGCCCACTCTCGATTTAGTTGAACAAGACGGTTATGTTGTATTCCTTTGAGTGATGACGTACCAGCAACTGAAACTTTCCTGAGGAAGTATTTATTACTCAGGGCAGCATTGGTACAGCATAAGTATCTAGGACGCTCTTAGAAATCTTGCATTCGTTGATTTGACTAAACTTCGAAAGGACAGAATGTTTAGGTGGCAGTTTTCAGTCTTTCTTCccatatttctgtctgtctacgtTGCTCGCGATTGCACCAGCTCGTGTAAGTATCCATTCATTCGAAGAAAACTACTGTTCAAAGAGCTATGTTGTAGCTGtttttgtgtcgtctgcttcatcGCCCGTTTCATAATGTGCGTCTGACGAAAGTGtcaaaattctctctctctctctgtctctctctctctctctctgtctctctctctctctctttctaaatatctctctctctctctgtatttctcaccctctctgtctctttttctgccACTCTCTGTGTGTAGCCTATAtatgtctttctctctacacctcctctctctctctctctgtctctctctctctctctctctttctaaatatctctctctctttctttctaaatatctctctctctctgtatttctcactctctctgtctctttctctgccactctctttgtatatatatgtctttctctcttccatCCCGAAAGTGTAGTTAATAGCTAAAGCATTTGCCTTGAACAGAAAGTTAGGCATATGTATAGACattactctctctttctctctctctctctctctctctctctctctctctctctctctctttctctctttctttctaattaaatctctctctgtatttctcactttctctgtctctttctttgccactctctgtgtgtatatatatgtctttctctctacacctcctctctctctctctctctctctctctctctctctctctctctctctctctctctctctctctctctctctctctctcttcctatatctttctttctaaatatatctctctctctctcgtgaagGTAGGTGATACATCATTATCGGTTGAGATGATTGCTATATATTAACTTTGACTCGTTAAGTTGACTAAAAGTGTAAGTGACGTTATGTCACACTATATTTTTGTATGACGCTGAACCGTAGTTTAACATGTTGTTATTGTCTGTTCACTTCATAAACCATTATTTTACCGTGCTGTTATGCtgggttgtttttcttttgtaatgTGATATCATGCATTATCCTAATACGAGTAGTATGTCTCATCATGGTGAGCTGTTATACTTTATTACAAAGGTGTTTGTTTTATTCATATTTATGCATTTAGTTGTACAGTTATATTTACtatgttatatgttatatgaagtcttttattgcgcgcgtatctccagactcggactcaaggcgcagggatctatttatgtcgtgtgagatggaattttttacacaatacttCACGCATTCACTTCGACCAACAGATCGCAGCcttttcggcgcatatcctacttttcacggcctattattccaagtcacacgggtattttggtggacattttttttatctatgcctatacaattttgccaggaaagacccttttgtcaatcgagggatctttaacgtgcacaccccaatgtagtgtacacgaaggatGTATTCATCTATTGACTGTGTGGTTCTTTGTTTTCTTAGCTGAATGACTTGTTGGCTCGTCGGTCGGTCTCTCAGTCTGTTGGTTGGTTAGTTCGTTAATAGGTTGCGTTGCTCACTTTTTGACTggcttatttatttatttattaaggagatttctataacGCAtgactaaaagcactatgcgcttatTAGTTGGTTGGTAGGTGTGTGGATGGATGGGGATGTGGTTTAAATGGTCGGTCGGCTTTGATAGTTAGTGTTCTTTTGCAATATCAATTTGACATGTGTTTTAGGTGTGCAATTTTTCTCAAGATGCAGTATGGAAAATAGTGAAGAAGAACTTACTGCGACATTGATATTTGGCGTCGTTAACGTATGCGTCGACGGAAACGAAACGACACTGATTtcgataaaaagaaaagaaggtaACCAACAGGTCCCCTTCTGTCAACTGTTCTTGGCTGCTAACGGTTCGTGTCGCACGAACGATGGCTGCTCTTGTGGCTCAGGATCACGGCCGTATTCTACAACAAGGCAAATCAGCAATACTACAGAtgaactgtggacactgactgCAACACTAACTAATGGAATAACTGTTGAAGAAGATGTCAGGATAAATGAAGGTTTGACGTTTTATGATGTGCACGATGAATGTAtacccgtctgtctgtctgtctgtctgcctgtcggtcggtcggtaggtcggcc is part of the Littorina saxatilis isolate snail1 linkage group LG15, US_GU_Lsax_2.0, whole genome shotgun sequence genome and harbors:
- the LOC138949458 gene encoding uncharacterized protein isoform X1; this encodes MENSEEELTATLIFGVVNVCVDGNETTLISIKRKEGNQQVPFCQLFLAANGSCRTNDGCSCGSGSRPYSTTRQISNTTDELWTLTATLTNGITVEEDVRINEDCERKKSLVTEDSADKSVSAGSGFVNATTDQSVTTSAKLSGKTLLVSTEASENEQKENTLTELKQLMVVIAIGVPVSIFVMVLVILLVFKRSLGRRVNGQ
- the LOC138949458 gene encoding uncharacterized protein isoform X2; this encodes MENSEEELTATLIFGVVNVCVDGNETTLISIKRKEGNQQVPFCQLFLAANGSCRTNDGCSCGSGSRPYSTTRQISNTTDELWTLTATLTNGITVEEDVRINEDCERKKSLVTEDSADKSVSAGSGFVNATTDQSVTTSAKLSENTLTELKQLMVVIAIGVPVSIFVMVLVILLVFKRSLGRRVNGQ